The Daphnia magna isolate NIES linkage group LG6, ASM2063170v1.1, whole genome shotgun sequence genome segment GATGAAAGGCGGTCACGGTGACTGGTAGGTTCCGGTCGTTCTAAACAACAGCGGGAAGGGGGGAAGGCTCGAAATTGATAAGCAAAAaaccaggaaaaaaaagagaaacgattcGTCATCGACCTGATGACCGGAACCGGAATTCCCGGAAGTGACGGACTAGTATATATTGtttaaaaagggggggggggaatgtgGGGAGATAAAGAGACACGAAGAATTACAACAGGAAAAACCTGGATAGTTAATTGAATTCCACCAAACGAGGAAAATCCAAAAAGAATGGATATAATGCGAGTACAATCAGTTTGTTTTCCGGCCTGTTTTTTGTGATGACTAAAAATGACTATCGATGAACTGCAGTGCTGGTTTCGATTACCATCTGTCATGGACGCGTTGTTCCtcataaaatgaaaacgatgTCCGTTTCTTTGAATTTACGgcgattctttttttatttttactacCGCACTAAAAAAAGACTCTGACGAGAATGGAGAGACAGAAAAACTTAATCCGGAATCGATAGCATCAAGGATAActtccaaaacaaaagacaacaCTCCTCGGCAGGGAAACCTGCTGATAAAGAAATAGTTCTCTTGTATATATTTCTCTTCCCTGCAGCTTATTATTACCCATGAAATTAAGTATAGGATTTCGAGAGTCTTCCCCCCCTCCTCTCTGCTCTTGTCTAAAGCGTGTAATCTAACTCAGTATTTtcctttgattttttaaaaaactattcaTCTATACCCCCTGCGGTACCGCTCGTCAACTGTATAGTTGCTGGCCATCATTTGCATCGCCTTGCTGCGCTATTACAACTTATCCTTCGGCGGCGAGCTCAACCAGGCCTCCTATCACGATCGTTACCTCTTCGGCGTCATGACCATTGGCGGTATGCTACTCGTAACAATTCCCATCTTCGTGGCTCACCTCTTTGGATCTGAAATTCGACCAGGATTGGTATACAACGAATGACCACAAACATTTTCGCTCAAGTTCTATTTATTAAAagtcattcaattttaattgttttgtgtgtgtgtgtgtgtgtgcgtgaaGGATTTGATTTACTCGCTGATGGGCTTCGTCCTCTTTCTGACTGCTGGAATCCTCTCACTCGAGTTTTACGTCATCTACCGCAATCGGCCAGGAAACCTGAATGCAGGTCGATCACTTGGGgtaatgaaaagaaaaattatttcaaaaatattcaTTGTTTATAgctgattttttgtttttcattattcAGTCAATACTGATcatcaattcttttttc includes the following:
- the LOC116925312 gene encoding uncharacterized protein LOC116925312 isoform X1, which produces MYTLVLTILQGRRVDSFISYYNLRPVSPLYHTLLAIICIALLRYYNLSFGGELNQASYHDRYLFGVMTIGGMLLVTIPIFVAHLFGSEIRPGLDLIYSLMGFVLFLTAGILSLEFYVIYRNRPGNLNAGRSLGSILIINSFFFLLNTIVSLVRIFLK
- the LOC116925312 gene encoding uncharacterized protein LOC116925312 isoform X2: MAEMKDVVTSLLGHWAVPALKFIQILLAIICIALLRYYNLSFGGELNQASYHDRYLFGVMTIGGMLLVTIPIFVAHLFGSEIRPGLDLIYSLMGFVLFLTAGILSLEFYVIYRNRPGNLNAGRSLGSILIINSFFFLLNTIVSLVRIFLK